A part of Candidatus Moraniibacteriota bacterium genomic DNA contains:
- a CDS encoding glutaredoxin, with protein MRWRIKFRHFAIAVSLIAWPLVGMFSAVSIAHADDPLVIEVLERSDCAHCQEEKNFLSNLAAHRDDFSVKLFDIDGEGKDLFNRITALERLPKATPVTIVGGTILQGFDTAETTGRRIEALLDASKGKEQITFEQYLVADRDHRASKAEQVVGGSCADGTTCALPNTESYLVSIPFVGKTVDISQFSLPTLSVVLGFVDGFNPCAMWVLVTFLILLAQTGSRKKLLQVAGLFIVAETVMYYLILNVWFTTWNFIGLDRIVTPIVGIVATGGGVFFLYEWYKSLGTKMACQIVDAENRSKIVQKIKAFITGDFTVLAALGIIGLAFTVNIIEFACSIGIPQAFTKIIELNHLGFWQTQSLMAIYIFFYMIDDLLVFGLAIWGFEKMHLTEKYSQWSAFIGGVLMLVLGYLLMFRPDIISRLG; from the coding sequence ATGAGATGGAGAATAAAATTTCGGCACTTTGCTATCGCGGTTTCCCTTATTGCATGGCCTCTCGTTGGGATGTTTTCGGCGGTCAGTATCGCACATGCCGATGACCCCTTAGTTATCGAAGTCCTTGAGCGCTCTGATTGTGCGCATTGTCAAGAAGAAAAGAATTTTCTCTCCAATCTCGCTGCGCACCGAGATGATTTCTCGGTGAAACTCTTTGATATAGATGGCGAGGGGAAAGATCTCTTCAATCGAATTACCGCTCTAGAGAGACTTCCAAAGGCAACGCCAGTCACTATTGTCGGTGGGACAATCTTGCAGGGATTCGACACAGCTGAGACAACGGGGCGTCGTATCGAAGCGCTTCTTGATGCAAGTAAGGGGAAAGAGCAAATCACTTTTGAGCAATACCTCGTGGCAGACAGAGATCATCGCGCTTCGAAAGCGGAGCAGGTGGTGGGAGGTTCATGCGCGGATGGGACGACCTGCGCATTGCCCAATACTGAGTCGTATCTCGTTTCCATTCCATTTGTCGGAAAGACGGTGGATATTTCGCAATTTTCTCTCCCCACGCTCTCGGTGGTACTCGGATTCGTCGATGGATTCAACCCGTGCGCTATGTGGGTCCTTGTGACATTTCTCATCTTGCTTGCACAGACAGGATCGCGGAAGAAACTCTTGCAGGTTGCCGGACTCTTCATTGTGGCGGAGACGGTCATGTACTATCTCATTTTGAATGTGTGGTTTACGACGTGGAATTTCATCGGGCTCGATCGTATCGTGACGCCGATTGTGGGTATTGTCGCCACGGGTGGCGGCGTATTTTTTCTCTATGAATGGTACAAATCGCTTGGTACGAAGATGGCGTGTCAGATTGTTGATGCTGAGAATCGCTCAAAGATTGTTCAGAAAATCAAGGCATTTATTACGGGAGACTTTACCGTTCTTGCAGCACTTGGTATCATCGGACTTGCCTTCACAGTGAATATCATCGAATTCGCCTGCTCAATCGGTATTCCCCAGGCGTTTACCAAAATCATCGAGCTCAATCACTTGGGATTTTGGCAGACACAGTCGCTCATGGCGATATATATCTTCTTTTACATGATTGATGATTTGTTGGTGTTTGGACTGGCGATTTGGGGATTTGAGAAGATGCATCTGACAGAGAAATATTCACAGTGGTCGGCGTTCATTGGTGGTGTACTGATGCTTGTACTCGGGTATTTGCTTATGTTTCGTCCGGACATCATCAGTCGGCTTGGCTAA
- a CDS encoding alpha/beta hydrolase, producing MRRRFLFAAFLVFFLSLTAIFAVKKSTAFSTDSAISFEVADAGLRLYLEKYQGASQGASLGTLGTCSGGIFSGDYFTIGKYEVTFYGSGDQKLGCGSKLASVVVVRSISFYRGMSMVVQRQVRADDGSVQSPMPTPTPNPIPTPTPTPVPTPTPTPTPPSLRDVSYKGGLLLDVYPAANGNTNAPVLLFLHSGGWYKGDKTDDAARLGASLSALGITVIAPNYTLVPSGYYPTPLLDTDCARRWIVANASAYGFDVNRISLGGYSSGAHIALLYGLRPSAYQDTSCPWSASSPSLKNIVALAGPTNLATITGDVRTMANNFLNGASAVEASPITYAGNRNSSRFLLLQTQDDELVSFGGQAEPFYSALLASNPSTVQAKWYASGGHLFAYSVGTATYRDVVNRIQAFLAP from the coding sequence GTGCGAAGAAGGTTTCTTTTTGCTGCGTTTCTGGTATTTTTTCTGAGTCTCACGGCGATATTTGCTGTGAAGAAAAGCACGGCTTTCTCCACGGATTCAGCAATTTCTTTCGAGGTGGCAGATGCTGGTCTTCGTCTCTATTTGGAGAAATACCAAGGCGCTTCTCAGGGTGCTTCTCTCGGAACTCTTGGAACGTGCTCAGGCGGTATATTTAGCGGAGACTATTTTACTATCGGGAAATACGAAGTGACATTCTATGGGAGTGGAGACCAAAAACTTGGATGTGGTAGCAAACTTGCCTCGGTGGTAGTGGTGCGGAGCATAAGTTTCTATCGTGGTATGTCTATGGTAGTCCAACGGCAGGTACGAGCAGATGATGGAAGTGTCCAGTCTCCAATGCCGACCCCTACACCGAATCCAATTCCTACCCCAACGCCCACTCCTGTTCCAACTCCCACGCCTACTCCCACTCCACCATCATTGCGAGATGTTTCATACAAAGGTGGACTCTTGCTAGACGTCTATCCTGCTGCAAATGGAAATACCAATGCGCCAGTACTTCTCTTTCTCCATAGTGGCGGATGGTACAAGGGCGACAAAACGGATGATGCGGCTCGTTTGGGAGCGAGTCTTTCGGCGCTTGGCATAACAGTGATTGCTCCAAACTACACGCTTGTGCCTTCAGGGTATTATCCGACACCGCTTCTGGATACGGATTGCGCGCGTCGATGGATTGTTGCCAATGCCTCGGCGTATGGTTTCGACGTGAATAGGATTTCTCTTGGTGGATATTCTTCCGGTGCACATATAGCGTTGCTCTATGGTCTTCGACCATCCGCATATCAAGACACGTCGTGTCCATGGAGTGCTTCCTCACCATCTCTCAAGAACATTGTGGCACTTGCTGGTCCAACCAATCTCGCAACAATCACGGGTGATGTCCGCACAATGGCGAATAATTTTCTGAATGGCGCTTCAGCAGTTGAGGCGAGTCCGATTACGTATGCGGGTAATCGAAATTCCTCTCGCTTCCTTCTTTTGCAGACACAGGATGATGAACTTGTTTCTTTTGGTGGGCAGGCAGAGCCGTTTTACAGTGCTCTCCTTGCTTCGAATCCATCAACGGTGCAAGCAAAATGGTATGCAAGTGGCGGACATCTTTTTGCTTACTCCGTAGGGACGGCGACCTATCGTGATGTAGTAAATAGAATTCAAGCATTTCTCGCGCCGTGA
- a CDS encoding 2-oxoacid ferredoxin oxidoreductase (catalyzes the coenzyme A-dependent decarboxylation of 2-oxoacids, such as pyruvate and 2-oxoglutarate): METKISQKSFDMPAETDIAWCPGCGNFPLLTIMKMALAELDIAPEKLVTVSGIGQAAKAPHYFKGNVFNGLHGRAFSPATAIKVANPELTVIVETGDGDAYGEGGNHFTHTIRRNPNITALIHNNMVYGLTKGQASPTSEVGMKTPVQVAGVILEPFNPIASAIALNCSFVARAFVGNVPQAKEIIKKAILHKGFSLVDIFQPCTVFNKMNTYQWFKEKTYALEDTHDTHDRVEAFRRATETDLLPLGIFYENPDRKIFEEQLANHGAPLYRHQVNSDTFQELVRSKV; encoded by the coding sequence ATGGAAACAAAAATTTCCCAAAAATCGTTCGACATGCCGGCGGAGACGGATATTGCCTGGTGCCCGGGGTGTGGGAATTTCCCGCTTCTCACTATTATGAAGATGGCGCTTGCGGAGCTTGATATTGCACCGGAAAAGCTCGTCACCGTCTCCGGTATCGGACAGGCTGCCAAGGCACCACACTATTTCAAGGGCAATGTCTTCAACGGGCTTCATGGACGCGCATTCTCTCCGGCGACAGCGATTAAGGTAGCAAATCCAGAGCTCACCGTCATTGTCGAAACGGGCGATGGCGATGCGTATGGAGAAGGAGGCAATCACTTCACGCATACGATTCGGAGGAATCCAAATATCACAGCGCTTATTCACAACAATATGGTCTATGGACTAACGAAGGGGCAGGCGTCGCCGACGTCGGAAGTGGGTATGAAGACGCCGGTACAGGTGGCAGGGGTTATTCTCGAGCCATTCAATCCGATAGCTTCTGCGATTGCACTCAACTGTTCATTTGTGGCGCGCGCATTTGTGGGCAATGTGCCGCAAGCGAAAGAGATTATCAAAAAAGCTATCCTCCATAAAGGATTTTCGCTCGTGGATATTTTCCAGCCCTGCACGGTGTTCAACAAGATGAATACCTATCAGTGGTTCAAGGAGAAAACGTATGCACTTGAGGATACGCATGATACGCATGATCGCGTCGAAGCATTTCGTCGCGCGACTGAAACAGATCTGCTTCCACTGGGAATTTTTTACGAGAATCCCGATCGAAAAATATTCGAGGAACAACTGGCGAATCATGGAGCACCATTGTATCGGCATCAGGTGAACAGTGATACGTTTCAGGAACTCGTGCGAAGCAAAGTATGA
- a CDS encoding 2-oxoacid:acceptor oxidoreductase subunit alpha: protein MRNMHNDISIVLAGAAGKGVQTVEGILLSVLKSEGYPVFASKEYMSRVRGGSNSTEIRIGADKPRAYRQSMDICFPFDRAAFEHLRRRMTPETLILADERLVASGMDHSIVHVPISSLATELGNPLFENTVAAGVILGILGADISGLDAYLQTRFASKGDKVVEGNIEAGKQGYKIGQHLAYTENLDLSIRQDARISNEVMVDGTEAIAMGAIAGGCSFIASYPMSPSTGVLQFLAKSAETFGIAVEQAEDEIAAINMGLGASYAGARAMVTTSGGGFALMCESVSLAGMMELPIVIHIAQRPGPATGLPTRTEQGDLELTLYAGHGEFPRAIFSPGTHEEAFETMQQAFRMAEKWQSPVFLLSDQYFLDTVSTVPQDVFVATSETRDIIETSKDYERYTLTENGVSPRGIPGWGEGLVVVDSDEHTEDGHLTERLDMRVLMMDKRMKKLAGLAADVLLPVRLGAEGAETILVGWGSTHGAIAEALEKSGRTDIAYLHFRQIYPLPVNAKELFKNSKNILVIENNYSGQFASLLEKHGISVSERVVKYDGEPFGVEELTEKISSIGSGQ, encoded by the coding sequence ATGAGGAATATGCACAATGATATTTCCATCGTCCTCGCTGGTGCGGCGGGGAAGGGGGTGCAGACGGTTGAAGGGATACTCCTCTCGGTTTTGAAGAGTGAGGGATATCCGGTTTTTGCGTCCAAGGAATATATGTCGCGGGTGCGGGGCGGGTCGAACTCAACCGAGATTCGCATTGGAGCAGATAAACCGCGTGCGTATAGGCAATCGATGGATATTTGCTTTCCTTTTGACAGGGCGGCATTTGAGCATTTGCGCCGGAGAATGACGCCGGAGACACTTATTCTGGCAGATGAACGACTGGTGGCAAGCGGGATGGATCATTCGATTGTGCATGTGCCGATTTCATCCCTTGCGACAGAACTGGGAAATCCATTGTTCGAAAACACGGTAGCGGCGGGCGTGATTCTTGGTATTCTCGGCGCGGATATTTCTGGGCTTGATGCCTATCTCCAGACTCGTTTTGCATCGAAGGGGGACAAGGTTGTCGAGGGAAATATTGAAGCGGGAAAGCAGGGCTACAAGATTGGGCAGCACCTTGCCTATACAGAGAATCTTGATTTGAGCATTAGACAAGATGCTCGTATATCAAACGAGGTGATGGTAGATGGGACGGAAGCAATTGCAATGGGAGCAATTGCAGGAGGGTGCAGTTTCATTGCGTCCTATCCCATGTCGCCGTCAACCGGTGTGCTGCAATTTCTTGCCAAATCGGCGGAGACTTTCGGCATTGCCGTTGAGCAGGCGGAAGACGAGATTGCGGCGATTAATATGGGGCTTGGTGCGAGCTATGCTGGTGCGCGCGCCATGGTGACGACCTCTGGCGGCGGCTTTGCGCTTATGTGTGAGAGTGTGAGCCTTGCGGGGATGATGGAATTGCCAATCGTGATTCATATCGCACAGCGCCCGGGACCGGCAACGGGGCTCCCGACGCGGACCGAGCAGGGCGATCTCGAGCTCACGCTCTACGCGGGACACGGCGAGTTTCCGCGCGCGATATTTTCGCCCGGGACGCATGAAGAGGCCTTTGAGACGATGCAACAGGCGTTTCGCATGGCGGAGAAATGGCAGTCGCCGGTTTTCCTCCTCTCTGACCAGTATTTCCTCGACACCGTATCGACCGTGCCTCAGGATGTGTTCGTGGCGACTTCAGAAACGCGAGACATTATCGAAACATCCAAAGACTATGAGCGATATACGCTTACGGAGAATGGAGTTTCGCCACGGGGAATTCCAGGTTGGGGTGAGGGATTGGTAGTAGTCGACAGCGACGAACATACTGAGGATGGGCACCTTACCGAACGTCTCGATATGCGCGTCCTTATGATGGACAAACGTATGAAGAAGCTTGCTGGACTCGCGGCTGATGTCCTCCTGCCAGTTCGTCTCGGTGCCGAAGGTGCAGAGACGATACTTGTTGGCTGGGGGTCGACGCACGGCGCGATTGCCGAGGCACTCGAGAAATCCGGTCGAACAGATATTGCCTATCTTCACTTCAGACAAATCTACCCACTTCCTGTGAATGCGAAAGAACTTTTCAAAAATTCGAAGAACATCCTTGTTATCGAGAATAACTACTCAGGGCAATTTGCAAGCCTCCTCGAAAAGCATGGCATCTCCGTATCGGAGCGAGTAGTGAAATATGATGGCGAACCATTTGGGGTGGAAGAATTGACAGAGAAAATTTCAAGCATTGGCAGTGGACAATAG
- a CDS encoding ferredoxin yields the protein MTNVKDAAKPHGPITLKNGWTVEVDANTCIGAGPCVGVAPNTFVLDDAAKATILETCDQDDADTIINAAQSCPVSAITVKNEKGEVVFPN from the coding sequence ATGACGAATGTAAAAGACGCCGCAAAACCACATGGACCAATTACTCTGAAAAATGGTTGGACAGTCGAAGTGGATGCCAATACCTGTATCGGTGCCGGGCCATGCGTCGGCGTCGCTCCAAATACCTTTGTCCTCGATGACGCCGCCAAGGCAACCATACTCGAAACCTGCGACCAAGACGATGCTGACACCATCATAAATGCTGCCCAGTCCTGCCCTGTCTCCGCCATCACCGTAAAGAACGAGAAGGGCGAAGTCGTTTTTCCAAATTAG
- a CDS encoding DsbA family protein: MEKEQQETPIRRRRSEGSLVASSMWGAGILVSIAIVAGSTAITFAILKSSLFTSLDAAQSGTVTAPTAGNQGSQPAANAPAPAPTPAAKTVATASMGTSPVLGNPKTAKVAIVEWTDLECPFCKQFHEQTFDSIVKDYVDTGKILFVVRNYPLDFHGDASIKEANAALCVREAAGDKAYFSFVNDVYTTTGTNGKGMPDETLANLATKAGGKSLASCMDSRKFKSVIDADLQEGTTSGISGTPGFVIGKIGSNGSVEGELISGAMPYAEFKKAIDTALGA; the protein is encoded by the coding sequence ATGGAAAAAGAACAGCAGGAAACGCCGATTCGGCGTCGACGGTCAGAGGGGTCACTCGTTGCCTCGAGTATGTGGGGCGCAGGGATACTGGTTTCGATTGCGATTGTTGCGGGTTCGACCGCGATAACATTTGCCATTCTCAAGTCGAGTCTTTTTACCTCGCTTGATGCGGCGCAGAGTGGTACGGTGACGGCGCCGACTGCGGGAAATCAAGGATCTCAACCGGCAGCAAATGCGCCAGCACCAGCGCCAACACCAGCTGCGAAGACGGTAGCAACTGCTTCAATGGGGACATCTCCAGTACTCGGGAATCCGAAAACGGCGAAAGTGGCAATCGTTGAATGGACTGACCTCGAATGCCCGTTTTGCAAGCAGTTCCATGAGCAAACATTTGATTCTATTGTGAAGGACTATGTGGATACGGGAAAAATACTTTTCGTTGTCCGGAATTATCCTTTGGATTTCCATGGCGATGCATCGATTAAAGAAGCGAATGCAGCACTCTGCGTACGCGAAGCTGCTGGAGACAAAGCATACTTTTCCTTTGTGAATGATGTCTATACGACGACAGGGACGAATGGCAAGGGTATGCCAGATGAAACATTGGCGAATCTTGCGACAAAAGCAGGTGGGAAGTCGCTTGCGTCGTGTATGGACAGCCGGAAATTTAAGAGCGTGATTGATGCTGATTTGCAAGAAGGGACAACTTCGGGTATATCTGGCACACCAGGCTTTGTTATAGGGAAAATTGGCAGTAATGGCTCGGTCGAAGGCGAGCTTATCTCCGGCGCGATGCCGTACGCAGAATTCAAAAAGGCAATTGATACCGCATTGGGTGCGTAG
- a CDS encoding exodeoxyribonuclease VII small subunit, producing MKKTDAVSIDETLKKLEQIAVWFETQSEPNLEEGLKRIEEAAVLLEASRKRLGEIENRFDEVKKKMD from the coding sequence ATGAAAAAAACAGACGCAGTGTCTATAGATGAAACACTGAAGAAACTTGAGCAGATAGCAGTATGGTTTGAAACACAAAGCGAACCAAATCTTGAGGAGGGGTTGAAAAGAATTGAAGAAGCAGCGGTGCTTCTTGAGGCGAGTCGGAAGCGTCTCGGCGAGATAGAGAATCGATTCGACGAAGTAAAGAAAAAAATGGACTGA
- a CDS encoding iron-sulfur cluster assembly scaffold protein, with protein MDSQDIILDHYHHPRHVGRLQEVTHSSKTENLSCGDSLTMDIVIKNGIIENIGWVGSGCALSQASASLLSEKVAGISPEDALKISGSDITELLGIETLSPARAKCAFLSIETLHQALNNTNS; from the coding sequence ATGGACTCTCAAGACATTATCCTCGATCACTATCACCATCCGCGACACGTGGGGCGACTGCAAGAAGTGACACACTCAAGCAAAACAGAGAATCTCTCCTGTGGCGATTCTCTCACCATGGACATCGTCATCAAGAACGGTATAATAGAGAACATCGGTTGGGTCGGGAGCGGGTGCGCCCTCTCGCAAGCCTCTGCTTCACTCCTCTCGGAGAAAGTCGCGGGAATTTCCCCTGAAGATGCACTAAAGATTTCTGGAAGTGACATCACCGAATTGCTTGGCATAGAAACACTCTCCCCTGCACGTGCCAAATGCGCATTTCTCTCGATTGAAACACTCCACCAAGCTCTGAATAATACTAATTCGTAA
- a CDS encoding DUF59 domain-containing protein produces MTPKKPSKAAITKALKTILDPELFVSIVDLGLVYDVSEKEGAIKITMTLTTIGCPLFQTIENEVKEKVLAIPNVKSVEVELTFDPPWDPSRLSENAKAELGME; encoded by the coding sequence ATGACACCAAAGAAACCAAGCAAAGCTGCCATTACCAAAGCACTCAAGACGATTCTTGATCCAGAATTATTTGTTTCCATTGTCGACCTTGGTCTTGTTTACGATGTCAGTGAAAAAGAGGGTGCCATAAAAATCACCATGACGCTCACTACCATCGGATGCCCGCTCTTTCAGACCATTGAAAATGAAGTGAAAGAAAAGGTGTTGGCAATTCCCAATGTGAAGTCTGTCGAGGTCGAGCTCACTTTCGATCCTCCTTGGGATCCATCTCGTCTTTCCGAAAATGCCAAAGCCGAACTCGGGATGGAGTAA
- a CDS encoding LamG domain-containing protein produces the protein MKRALKNFSRGSILAYSLILLGIVLTASIGMMSASVTNLKTVSLSDKSINAFQIADSGSQAVIKELKAAADGDKLSDIDGGSCNNSTKSIDKDLFLEGRYRVTFFDASDPAVQLGCGADVSDVASVKSVGTYGDTARAVQVVVQSIKPIGWWKFNNNADDETSGANDGSLSGSPLPTFVDAPSFANRALYINSGSGVVTINNESNFDLRRTISISLWLKADTLPPAGSMASLVSKMDSSGTVSSRAYSVWLNGFGFVHLTSSNSSGTEACTDTADSVINLNTWYHYVGVIDRDNGSMKIYVNGVLQTPGSAAHHCGSSGTFSAGDDAADNDEPVRVGGDFGSSYAVFDGQIDDVRIYNGILSASDVSSLYNSGNGRE, from the coding sequence ATGAAGCGCGCATTGAAAAACTTCTCTCGTGGATCGATTCTTGCTTATTCACTCATCTTGCTTGGTATTGTGCTGACTGCCTCAATCGGCATGATGTCAGCATCAGTAACGAATCTCAAAACAGTCTCTTTGAGCGATAAATCTATCAATGCCTTCCAGATAGCTGACTCTGGATCGCAGGCAGTTATTAAAGAATTGAAAGCTGCGGCGGATGGAGATAAATTGAGTGATATCGATGGCGGTTCTTGTAATAATAGTACGAAGAGTATCGACAAAGACCTGTTTCTTGAGGGAAGGTACCGAGTGACTTTTTTTGACGCTTCTGATCCAGCTGTTCAGCTTGGTTGTGGTGCAGATGTATCTGATGTTGCCTCTGTAAAATCTGTCGGTACCTATGGCGATACGGCGCGAGCGGTGCAGGTGGTCGTTCAATCGATTAAGCCGATTGGTTGGTGGAAATTTAATAACAATGCGGACGACGAGACAAGTGGCGCAAATGATGGTTCTCTCTCAGGCTCTCCATTGCCAACTTTTGTTGATGCGCCTTCCTTTGCCAATCGCGCTTTGTATATTAATAGCGGATCAGGTGTTGTAACAATTAACAATGAGTCAAATTTTGATTTGCGCCGAACTATCAGCATTTCTTTATGGCTTAAAGCTGATACTCTTCCTCCTGCTGGCTCTATGGCTTCTTTGGTTTCGAAGATGGATTCGTCGGGGACAGTGTCTTCTCGCGCGTATTCCGTGTGGCTCAATGGTTTTGGTTTCGTACATCTTACATCGTCGAATAGCTCTGGAACAGAAGCGTGTACAGATACCGCTGATAGCGTAATCAATCTGAATACATGGTACCATTATGTTGGTGTAATTGATCGAGATAATGGTTCGATGAAGATATATGTTAATGGGGTTTTGCAGACTCCTGGTTCAGCTGCTCATCATTGTGGTAGTTCAGGAACTTTTTCCGCTGGAGATGATGCTGCAGACAATGATGAGCCTGTGAGGGTAGGGGGGGATTTTGGTTCAAGCTATGCTGTATTCGACGGTCAGATAGATGATGTTCGTATTTACAATGGAATTCTTTCTGCATCGGATGTTTCCTCGTTGTATAATAGTGGAAACGGGAGGGAGTAA
- the xseA gene encoding exodeoxyribonuclease VII large subunit has translation MFMLPFDVTDEEGRDEPLAVGAFLDVLNESFVGMRLSLRGEVSGVEDRRNVIYFSLKDADGEAMLSCLIFRNDFLLHGVTLEEGQEIIVEGVPNIWKPRGRLSFRVSVMRLAGMGALKRAYDELRLKLEREGIFLPEKKRAIPPFPRRVALITSREGAAIGDFAANLGRYGFSITLFDAHVEGKRSVGDILEGIAFFNQHPEDWDVLVIIRGGGSLESLEAFNSERVVRAIAESVIPTLAGIGHEKDVSLAALAADVMVSTPTATAKALSVSEEEAREKLALFARSILENFQGGIFDVAERIREYSNTLRRASERVVAPIREIDRVGIRLSSTFSSWCERARTEQLHISRALLRFATVSAMQKRLDAVASRIEMGNPKHFLERGYSVLRKNGRVVRNVSDVAVGEVFEALLVDGSIEANVTDIRRNKK, from the coding sequence GTGTTTATGCTGCCGTTTGATGTGACTGATGAGGAAGGAAGAGATGAGCCACTCGCTGTCGGAGCTTTTCTCGATGTCTTGAACGAAAGTTTTGTCGGCATGCGCCTCTCTCTTCGAGGCGAGGTGTCTGGTGTTGAAGATCGACGGAATGTCATCTACTTTTCTCTCAAGGACGCTGATGGAGAAGCTATGTTGTCGTGCCTCATATTTCGAAATGATTTCTTGCTTCATGGCGTCACTCTCGAAGAAGGGCAGGAAATAATCGTTGAGGGCGTGCCAAATATTTGGAAGCCGAGAGGGCGACTGTCTTTTCGTGTGTCTGTGATGCGACTTGCCGGCATGGGCGCGCTCAAACGAGCGTATGACGAACTTCGGCTGAAACTTGAGCGTGAAGGCATATTTTTGCCCGAGAAGAAGCGTGCGATTCCGCCGTTCCCGCGAAGAGTGGCGCTCATCACTTCTCGTGAAGGGGCGGCTATTGGTGATTTCGCTGCCAATCTTGGGCGGTATGGGTTTTCGATTACCTTGTTTGATGCACATGTCGAGGGAAAGCGATCTGTTGGCGATATACTCGAAGGCATAGCTTTTTTCAATCAACATCCGGAAGACTGGGATGTGCTCGTTATTATTCGCGGCGGCGGGAGCCTCGAGAGCCTCGAGGCTTTCAATAGTGAACGTGTAGTTCGTGCTATTGCAGAGTCAGTTATTCCGACGCTTGCCGGTATCGGGCATGAAAAAGACGTATCGCTTGCAGCACTTGCGGCGGATGTCATGGTTTCGACGCCGACAGCAACTGCCAAAGCGCTGAGTGTGTCTGAGGAAGAAGCGAGGGAGAAACTTGCTCTCTTTGCGCGAAGTATACTTGAGAATTTTCAAGGTGGAATATTTGATGTTGCGGAGCGGATTCGAGAGTACTCGAATACTCTGCGTCGGGCGAGTGAACGCGTGGTGGCGCCAATCAGAGAGATTGATCGTGTTGGTATTCGTCTCTCGTCGACATTTTCCTCGTGGTGTGAAAGGGCGCGCACAGAGCAATTGCATATTTCACGTGCGCTTCTTCGGTTCGCTACTGTGTCGGCGATGCAGAAACGACTAGATGCTGTCGCTTCGCGGATTGAAATGGGGAATCCGAAGCATTTCTTGGAGCGCGGATATAGCGTGCTTCGGAAGAATGGTCGTGTTGTCAGAAATGTCTCAGATGTCGCTGTTGGAGAGGTGTTCGAGGCGCTTCTTGTTGACGGAAGCATCGAGGCAAATGTGACAGACATTCGACGCAACAAGAAATAA
- a CDS encoding response regulator, protein MRIKRKDVSVLIVDDDQSTREVYRDLLKLAGFSIIESPNGKDALAKFKKHLPQVVFTGIDLPESDGFSLITNIRASDLSQPFFIVNSHNDRQIDRAKAVEFNVDGFFVRGFSAPKNVIDLIMALTKNRSVHHSWGADPIFWDRSRFEGVTEKYGMKLFLISAIAIFSALLIALFVRSR, encoded by the coding sequence ATGAGAATAAAAAGAAAAGATGTCAGTGTCCTGATTGTTGATGATGATCAATCGACACGAGAAGTGTATCGCGACCTCTTGAAACTCGCAGGGTTTTCCATTATCGAATCTCCTAATGGGAAAGATGCGCTTGCGAAATTCAAGAAGCATCTTCCACAGGTAGTCTTTACTGGCATTGATCTTCCGGAATCGGATGGTTTTTCGCTTATCACAAATATTCGCGCGAGCGATCTCTCGCAGCCATTTTTCATCGTAAATAGTCACAATGATCGCCAGATTGATCGTGCCAAGGCGGTTGAATTTAATGTTGATGGATTTTTTGTGCGCGGTTTCTCGGCGCCGAAGAATGTGATTGATTTGATTATGGCACTTACAAAGAATCGAAGCGTGCATCATTCCTGGGGGGCTGACCCGATATTTTGGGATCGGTCTCGTTTCGAGGGTGTTACGGAGAAATATGGTATGAAATTGTTTCTCATTTCGGCTATTGCTATATTTTCAGCGCTTCTTATTGCGCTTTTTGTGCGCAGCAGGTAG